The following are encoded in a window of Paraburkholderia hospita genomic DNA:
- a CDS encoding M20 family metallopeptidase, with protein MISDDTQQAQKLNHDTLREFVDRKWNDEIVPALTDYIAVPAKSPAFDADWEKHGFIERVTTEAAKWAEQQPVRGLKLEIVRLPGRTPVIFFESPATRSGSTDTIVLYGHLDKQPEFDGWRNDLGPWTPKLEDGKLYGRGGADDGYAIYASLTALAALDAQGIERPRCVGLIETCEESGSYDLLPYVDALRERLGKVGLVVCLDSGAGNYDQLWLTTSLRGLVSGDLEVQVLDEGIHSGGYGGIAPSSFRIMRQMFERLEDAADGTLLPKGFHCPVPLDRLDEAEATAKILGDDVWKKLPWACGQDGGPVLPTTTDPKEALLNSTWRPSLSVTGAAGLPSLADAGNVLRPRTAFKLSLRLPPLVDAENAVQQMKSLLEFDPPYNAKVTFKPDAGAATGWNAPELAPWLGTALNDASRQHFGADVAFIGQGGTIPLMNVLKAGFPTSQFMVCGVLGPKSNAHGPNEFLHVPYGKKLTAAVAEVIAAAP; from the coding sequence ATGATCTCCGACGACACTCAACAAGCTCAAAAGCTGAATCACGACACACTGCGCGAATTCGTCGATCGCAAATGGAACGATGAGATCGTGCCGGCGCTGACCGACTACATCGCCGTGCCCGCGAAGAGCCCGGCTTTCGATGCCGATTGGGAAAAGCACGGCTTTATCGAGCGCGTGACCACGGAGGCCGCGAAGTGGGCGGAGCAGCAGCCCGTGCGCGGACTGAAGCTGGAAATCGTGCGTCTGCCGGGCCGCACGCCCGTGATCTTCTTCGAATCGCCCGCGACGCGCTCGGGCAGCACGGACACCATCGTGCTGTATGGCCACCTCGACAAGCAGCCGGAATTCGACGGCTGGCGCAACGATCTCGGCCCGTGGACGCCGAAGCTCGAAGACGGCAAGCTCTACGGCCGCGGCGGCGCCGACGATGGCTACGCGATCTACGCCAGCCTCACCGCGCTCGCGGCGCTCGACGCGCAAGGCATCGAGCGGCCGCGCTGCGTCGGCCTGATCGAAACCTGCGAAGAGTCGGGCAGCTACGATTTGCTGCCGTACGTCGACGCGTTGCGCGAGCGGCTCGGCAAGGTCGGGCTCGTCGTGTGCCTGGACTCGGGTGCGGGCAACTACGATCAGCTGTGGCTCACCACGTCGCTGCGCGGCCTCGTATCCGGCGACCTCGAAGTGCAGGTGCTCGACGAAGGCATTCACTCGGGCGGCTACGGCGGCATCGCGCCGTCGAGCTTCCGCATCATGCGGCAAATGTTCGAGCGTCTCGAAGACGCTGCCGACGGCACGCTGCTGCCGAAGGGCTTCCATTGCCCGGTTCCGCTCGACCGTCTCGATGAAGCCGAAGCGACCGCGAAGATTCTCGGCGACGACGTGTGGAAAAAACTGCCGTGGGCTTGCGGCCAGGACGGCGGCCCGGTGCTCCCGACCACCACCGACCCGAAAGAAGCGCTGCTCAATTCCACCTGGCGTCCGTCGCTGTCGGTGACGGGCGCGGCGGGCCTACCGTCGCTCGCGGATGCCGGCAACGTGCTGCGTCCGCGCACGGCGTTCAAGCTGTCGCTGCGTCTGCCGCCGCTCGTCGATGCGGAAAACGCCGTGCAGCAGATGAAGTCGCTGCTGGAGTTCGATCCGCCGTACAACGCGAAGGTCACGTTCAAGCCGGACGCGGGCGCCGCGACGGGCTGGAACGCGCCGGAACTCGCGCCGTGGCTTGGCACTGCGCTGAACGACGCCTCGCGCCAGCACTTCGGTGCGGATGTCGCGTTCATCGGGCAGGGCGGCACGATCCCGCTGATGAACGTGCTGAAGGCGGGCTTCCCGACCTCGCAGTTCATGGTGTGCGGCGTGCTCGGGCCGAAGTCGAACGCGCACGGTCCGAACGAGTTCCTGCATGTGCCGTACGGCAAGAAGCTGACGGCGGCTGTCGCTGAGGTGATTGCCGCCGCGCCTTGA
- a CDS encoding malate/lactate/ureidoglycolate dehydrogenase, with protein sequence MNDTRAPRIPVDQLHAYVRAIWEQAGSSPREAQLVADHLVAANLTGHDSHGVGMIPRYVDSLRDHELKLNAHASVVKDVGAVLTVDGGKGFGQVVAHEAMELGIERAKKLGVCAVALRNAHHIGRIGHWAEQCAKAGLASFHFVNVAGDPLVAPFGGADRRIGTNPFCAAFPREGKAPLVLDFATSAVAYGKTRVAYNQGKQVPPGALIDHEGKPTVEPKVMMEAPFGALMPVGGHKGFGLAAMCEIFGGALSGGYTTHEDTLQKTNAIINCMLSVIADPAAFDAPNAEAEADAFVEWVKASPLAGGAERIYAPGEPERATRAEREANGIPVDPQTWRQIREAALAAGLSQEDADSWSARLQ encoded by the coding sequence ATGAACGACACGCGCGCTCCCCGTATTCCCGTCGATCAACTGCACGCCTACGTGCGCGCGATATGGGAGCAGGCAGGCAGTTCGCCGCGTGAAGCCCAGCTCGTCGCCGATCATCTCGTTGCAGCCAATCTCACGGGACACGATTCGCATGGCGTCGGCATGATTCCGCGCTATGTCGATTCGCTGCGCGATCACGAGCTGAAGTTGAACGCGCACGCGAGCGTCGTGAAGGACGTCGGCGCGGTGCTGACCGTCGATGGCGGCAAGGGCTTCGGCCAGGTCGTCGCACACGAGGCGATGGAACTCGGCATCGAGCGCGCGAAAAAGCTCGGCGTGTGTGCCGTCGCGCTGCGCAACGCGCATCACATCGGCCGGATCGGGCATTGGGCCGAGCAGTGCGCGAAGGCGGGGCTCGCGTCGTTTCACTTCGTCAACGTGGCGGGCGATCCGCTCGTCGCGCCGTTCGGCGGCGCGGACCGCCGCATTGGCACCAATCCGTTTTGCGCGGCCTTTCCGCGCGAGGGCAAGGCGCCGCTCGTGCTCGACTTCGCGACCAGCGCCGTCGCGTACGGCAAGACGCGCGTCGCGTACAACCAGGGCAAGCAGGTGCCGCCCGGCGCGCTGATCGATCACGAAGGCAAACCGACCGTCGAGCCGAAAGTGATGATGGAGGCGCCGTTCGGCGCGCTGATGCCCGTTGGCGGACACAAGGGCTTCGGGCTTGCGGCGATGTGCGAGATCTTCGGCGGCGCGCTGTCGGGCGGCTACACGACGCACGAGGACACGCTGCAAAAGACCAACGCGATCATCAACTGCATGCTGTCGGTGATCGCCGATCCCGCCGCCTTCGATGCGCCCAACGCCGAGGCCGAGGCGGATGCGTTCGTCGAGTGGGTGAAGGCGTCGCCGCTCGCCGGCGGAGCGGAGCGCATCTATGCGCCGGGCGAGCCGGAGCGCGCGACGCGTGCCGAGCGCGAGGCCAACGGCATTCCCGTCGATCCGCAGACGTGGCGGCAGATCCGCGAGGCGGCGCTCGCGGCGGGACTGTCGCAGGAAGACGCCGATAGCTGGTCCGCGCGCTTGCAGTAA
- a CDS encoding crotonase/enoyl-CoA hydratase family protein: protein MNLQNHHACRPFLEAGKLSQISAYYEEERNVMWMMLRAQPRPCFNLELVHDILELARAARDSNVRIDFWVTGSVIPTMFNVGGDLSFFADAIRAGRRQELMAYARACVDCVHAAARGFDTGAISIAMIEGSALGGGFEAALAHHFVLAQNDARMGFPEIAFNLFPGMGGYSLVARKAGMRLAEELIGGGESHTAEWHESRGLVDHLFEPGEAYIATRTFIDTLRPKLNGIRAMVRARQRVLQLSRAELMEITEDWVQSAFTIEEKDLAFMERLVMLQNRRAGNLRPAAMNVA, encoded by the coding sequence ATGAATCTGCAAAACCATCACGCCTGCCGTCCGTTCCTCGAAGCTGGCAAGCTGTCGCAAATCTCCGCGTATTACGAAGAAGAGCGCAACGTCATGTGGATGATGTTGCGCGCGCAACCGCGTCCATGTTTCAACCTCGAACTGGTGCACGACATTCTTGAACTCGCGCGCGCCGCGCGCGATTCCAATGTGCGCATCGATTTTTGGGTGACAGGCTCCGTGATTCCGACGATGTTCAACGTCGGCGGCGATCTCAGCTTTTTTGCCGACGCGATTCGCGCAGGCCGCCGCCAGGAGTTGATGGCGTATGCGCGTGCCTGTGTCGATTGCGTGCATGCGGCCGCGCGTGGCTTCGACACCGGCGCGATTTCGATTGCGATGATAGAGGGCAGCGCGCTCGGCGGCGGCTTCGAAGCGGCGCTCGCGCATCATTTCGTGCTCGCGCAGAACGACGCGCGGATGGGCTTCCCGGAGATCGCCTTCAACCTGTTCCCGGGCATGGGCGGCTATTCGCTCGTCGCGCGCAAGGCGGGCATGCGCCTCGCGGAGGAACTGATCGGCGGCGGCGAATCGCATACGGCCGAGTGGCACGAAAGCCGCGGCCTCGTCGACCATCTGTTCGAGCCGGGCGAGGCGTATATCGCGACGCGCACCTTCATCGACACGTTGCGCCCCAAGCTCAACGGCATCCGCGCGATGGTGCGGGCGCGTCAGCGCGTGCTGCAGCTGTCGCGCGCCGAACTGATGGAAATTACCGAGGATTGGGTGCAGTCCGCGTTCACGATCGAGGAGAAGGATCTCGCCTTCATGGAGCGGCTCGTGATGCTGCAAAACCGCCGCGCGGGCAATCTGCGCCCGGCTGCAATGAACGTTGCGTAA